Within Puntigrus tetrazona isolate hp1 chromosome 17, ASM1883169v1, whole genome shotgun sequence, the genomic segment ttattatttatttacttctaaaAGTTTTTGGTTTCTGACcataatcaattattaatacTGAAAATTATGTTCAGTATTATGTATACGCTactgttatttgttttatttgttttaacaaatacgctttcagcaaagatgcattcaaTTTATCAATGCTagacttttatattatttcttaatttctacatttcaaaattttccatgaatcagtttttttaagcattgGGGATATTATTATCATCTCGAAAATGGGAACGGCAGGAATAGTGCAACAGAGGCCACTATTGCAACCTGGTCTTGCAAAATAGGCTCATATTCTTTTGCTATTATATGCTCATGCAGAGCCATCATTAGACTCCCTTGAGATGACTACCCATACTATTATAGACTCACATTTTTTACAACTGCCCAGTATAGTAATCCTCTGTCAGTGCTGAAAATGAGCTTTAGTGTGCTTgtttgatataattttttttttagaccattACCCATGATACTGCATGCAAAAACgtttgctgtttttgtgcgACTACAGCCTCTTGGAAACTCTGTTGGTGTTGCTTTGAAAATTCACATATCAAAGTCCTAATTATCAGGCCACTTTTAAAACTGACACATGCCGCTAATTGGCCATCAGCTCAATTTGAGACATCTGTGCGACTGCATCAGCAATTGTCCAATTGTCCATTATCGGTTTTGAAGAGCTGCCATTGAAATGAAgggcacattttttttttccccctttaaaCTAGCTTTCCATTATGCATGCGCAATAAATATTTTCGAAACCTGAATAATGTGGAGCAGTCATGTCATGTCACTTTTGTCCACAGGCTCAGAGCAAGGAATGTCTATGGAGGAGAAGCCTGAAGCTCCCATGTATGTCTATGAGTCGACAGTGCATTGTGCCAACATCCTCCTGTGCCTGAATGAACAGCGGAAGCAGGACGTCCTGTGTGATGTGACAGTGCTGGTGGAGGGGAGGGAGATCCGTGCCCACAGGGCAGTGCTGGCAGCTTGTAGCCAGTATTTCTCCCTGCTGCTCAGGGGCCAGACGGAACACGAGCCGGTCATCAACCTGCCACAGAAGGTGAGTGTCCTCTTTTGGCAGGGGTACAGATTCAGCCTACATTAACAGCCTGCAAGGATGCACCTGAATGACCTGCgctgaaaacatcacaaaaatccCAGCTGTGTCAGAAATGGGGAGAAGTGAGATATAAACAAGctaatttttgtttcttttattcattttatttgtcactttttggaccattatttcatttttagtaagtcaattaatcaaaatgatttgtAGCAGATAACCATTCTTgtctataaaatgaaaaaaaatttttttcaaaatacaatgatttgaaatatttattcttttcaactattaaaaatgttttccagtGACCACGAAATATTAACCagtttatcataaatatttttaacattagtaataataatacatgttataaagataataaataatacattttatttagcaagtacACATTCAGTTGATCAAAAGTAATGATAAGCACatcaaaaatgttaatgcaaataaatgttgcatcaaatcagcatattatgttttcttcagaatcacgtacactaaagactggagtaatgcccgattcattttaacaattaaataatatctgTTATGTGTGGTGGTGTGTGTGGTCTGACCAAAAATCTTTCTTTATCACCAACTGGGCCTTTATGAAGCAGAATACATGAAACAGTTGCAGAAccaatgcattttaatcaaaatccAAACAAATATGCTGCATGAGCACTTTTCGATTTAAATTAGATCatataataatttcacaatttaaagCGAAAGCAGAACAGTCTGACTGACGCTCTGTGAAACTACTACATAAAACATATctgcatgaaacaaaaacagcagaccGGCTGATTGAGACTTGTGGACATGCTGTGAAtgtgaaacaaaaatgatttgtcGCCATTGGCGATCTTTGCAGATCAAACCAGTTTACCGTTTGAACCGGTATATCACCCAGCACTTGTTATGTGCTGTAATCTATTATGGTtctactatatttttgatcaaaatattttccttttaggAATACTGTGTTCTAACAAGCAGTGTGCTCCTTTGTGTACACATAGATGGAAAAGTCCGACAGGAATGTGTCAGTGAAGAAAACATGTTCATCGTCTGCAGCTTTGAGTTGGCATAATTGCTTATGTTGTTTACCAGGAGTGTTAGCAGAGTTCCCTCTCAGAACTTCACTGTGCTTGAGGAAGTATGATTTATTCATGGCTGATTCTGTGTGTTGTAATACTTTAGGTGCTTTGCGACCTCAAAGCTCAAAGTTATATTACAATATCCCAGATATGTCAGAAGGCCCCCCATTTGCCTCtgcttatatattaattatcgttcatcttcaaaacacttAATGTCAAATTGTATTCTGTAATGACCGGGAAATTGGCTTCATATCTCATTCTGTCCTCAGAGCCGTGCTGAGCTTCTTCCTCTTTGCTTTATAGTGTGAGTCTCTGCtttctgctttgtgtgtgtacatgcgtCCCTGCCTGCTGCCCTCATTAGGATTGCTGGTTATAACATTAAAGGAGTCTCATATGGCGCTTGGCTTCCATAAAGACATGCTTCTGCAGGCGGCAGCTGCTGATGCCAGCTGAAAATAGATCCACAGAATGCTCAGCATTTTCCCCCCCTAGCTTTTCTATTTATTAGCAGCTCTGGGAGGACTGACTGAATGTCTGGGggagctgtattttcagcaggATGACTTTCTATTTTAAAGATGATGTTCTTGATGTGGTTGCACTGCCCCGAGCATTCATGGATACCTGCGAGAGCGATAGAGTGATTGAAAGTGATGAGAAGGgtggtttatttttgttcctGACGCTATGCAGTGCACTTCATTTTATTGACGTGAAGCTTGCGAGACATTGAATAGGAAGCTCAGATACTTTGCAGCATACATGTAGTTTTTTATAGCATGATTTGTAAAATGTGATTTGAGGATAAGCTGATTATTCTCAGTCAcggtttttacaaaaatattaagttttgCTATCACTCGAATGAATcgcatttaatcaaattttttctattttaatatatatatattttttaatcaaataaatgcagccttgtttaGCATAAAGCCTGGAGTATACtatgtgatttttaatttcagtattttttttctttttttactttttaaattacctttgtcatcatttaaaacTCACTTAATCTTTAAAGATGTTAATAATTTACTAACACtgttaaatgttgttattattggcagatatatattataaaatttatatttattttaaaataagatatatttttatgcagtttatttgGACAGGACAGCATAGAGTAGACAAGATAACATTGGGTAGAGAGAGAGGGAACGGCTTCAGCAAAGGACCACAAAAGGTTTTTCATACTTGGGTTACTGTACTAACCACAAGGCTACTGGCACTGACATTAGTATCAGATTTTAACATCCACCATTATTAAGAAATATCAGTGCATCACTATTACCTAAGTCTTAAAGAAACGGTAGTAAAACAGCCTTTGTAATTCTCATGAAGGAGATGGAACATGTATGGAAAAGAAGGCCAGAAACCTTGAGTGGACAATGGGGTTTTTGGGAATAAAATGGCACAATAGTGcccctttatttttatttcaaaataccaCTGATGACCCTGAAATAtcagcttgttttgttttctttttatagatCACGGAGAAAGGCTTTACCCCACTGTTGCAGTTTGCTTACACAGCCAAGCTGCTGCTTAACAGGGACAACATTCAGGATGTCATGCGTTGTGCCGAATTCCTGGGAATGCACAACCTCGAAGACTCCTGCTTCCGCTTCCTACAGGCCCAGATGAAAAGTGAGGCCGATGGCTTGCAGAAGAGCCAAAATCCACCATCACCTCATGCTCTGCTTCAGAACCATCGTGATAATGGATTAGAGGATGCAAATGTGCAGCCAAATGACTCCAAACCGCCACTGTCCGGATCGAGGCTGCACCCTGAAACTGAGCAATTAAAAGTCAACAACAACCTGCATCAATCAGACCAATCTCCAACTTTCGACCTTCCTCGTTATCCCAAATATAGAAAGTACCATCAGGTTCTTGCTAAGCACAACGCAACCACCTCCTCACACAGCAGTACCTCAAGCTTACACGGCTCTCTGCAGGATACCGTCACCAGCAGTGAAGCCCAGGGCCTTGATCTTTCCAAGGTTAAAGCTGAACCAGCAAGCGGGGAAGACTGTGTGCCGCTAGACTTGTCCGAGTTGGAGCAGGACGGTCTGGACGGGGGTAAAGAGAGTGACATGGAAATGGAAATGGAGTTTGAAGAAAGACCGCTTAGTTCAACACCCAACGAATTGCCTGTGAGCAAGCGTTCACCAGTGTGCCTGCGCTCCCTTGTTAAAAAGGAAGTCATGTCTTTGGATCATTGTCTTACCGCTGATCTGCAACTCACCAGCAGAACCTCTCCCCTTCAAGAACAGCAAGTTGCTCCAAATGACTTCCAAAAAGACTATCAGGCCTTCATTGGGGGACTTGGAGTGGCATCTTCAAAGAAAGCTGAGAAATTAACCGATGGTATGTCGCTCAAGTCGCTTTCCTTTGAGAGGATCTGTTCGCAAGAATCTGAACGGGAGAGCGACAGAAGAAGTGTCATCTTCTCCTCTCGAGCCCCTTACCATCTGGCGGCACCTGCACACTCTTATCCGGGTGAGAGCTGTTTGGCTCAGGACACCCCGGATGACTTATGGGCAGGTTCCAGCCAGTCGTTCCCCTGCTCCCAAGCACTGTCCCCAACTTCTGTCTCTCAAGAGCCCGCATTGACCTACCGCCGCCGGCCAAAGAGCAGCTGTCCAGTGCCCATTAAAATGTGTCCCCGTTCGTCTCGTGCCGAGAGCCACGTTAGAACCTCAAGCTCTTGCTCTTCCTACTCCTACGCTGAGGATGGCAGTGGCGGATCTCCTTCCAGTCTGCCC encodes:
- the bach2a gene encoding LOW QUALITY PROTEIN: transcription regulator protein BACH2 (The sequence of the model RefSeq protein was modified relative to this genomic sequence to represent the inferred CDS: deleted 1 base in 1 codon) encodes the protein MSMEEKPEAPMYVYESTVHCANILLCLNEQRKQDVLCDVTVLVEGREIRAHRAVLAACSQYFSLLLRGQTEHEPVINLPQKITEKGFTPLLQFAYTAKLLLNRDNIQDVMRCAEFLGMHNLEDSCFRFLQAQMKSEADGLQKSQNPPSPHALLQNHRDNGLEDANVQPNDSKPPLSGSRLHPETEQLKVNNNLHQSDQSPTFDLPRYPKYRKYHQVLAKHNATTSSHSSTSSLHGSLQDTVTSSEAQGLDLSKVKAEPASGEDCVPLDLSELEQDGLDGGKESDMEMEMEFEERPLSSTPNELPVSKRSPVCLRSLVKKEVMSLDHCLTADLQLTSRTSPLQEQQVAPNDFQKDYQAFIGGLGVASSKKAEKLTDGMSLKSLSFERICSQESERESDRRSVIFSSRAPYHLAAPAHSYPGESCLAQDTPDDLWAGSSQSFPCSQALSPTSVSQEPALTYRRRPKSSCPVPIKMCPRSSRAESHVRTSSSCSSYSYAEDGSGGSPSSLPQFELSTSPCSTMARCLAFEHQEHSMSGPSKIKCEKSYDTNSSDESGSFSDGDSESFPTKEHTQEVKLPFSIDQITELPRNDFQLMIKMHTLTSDQLDFIHNMRRRSKNRIAAQRCRKRKLDCIQNLELEIHKLVCERQKLLTERSQLKICMGELWENFSFLSQEVCREEQRSPGQSQSLYNLHPDPVSSGPDLRISPNPTSIDVTLTSQNSVLSSPGLNDCQAVIEPRLTHKRVDREAVPPQDTVTSERSEPSHTGSSSVTTDFCQEMTEKCTTEEPPERN